Proteins encoded within one genomic window of Pirellulales bacterium:
- the treY gene encoding malto-oligosyltrehalose synthase translates to MSAASAYQSRCTYRVQLRPGFGFLEAAAIAPYLEALGVSHVYCSPYLQAAPGSTHGYDVLDHQSVNAELGGTLGHEEFCNTLGKHHLGQMLDVVPNHMSISHSGNRWWWDVLENGPSSRYAGYFDVDWEPQEKKLYNRVLIPILGDHYGRVIAAGQIRVERENGSFHVRYAKNMFPLAPKSLDMILSAAAEQTGSDLLSFAADVATHLPPANRTDRRSVIRRHRDKEILHRMLDEQLRAQPEWAAAIDKVLADINASPDRLDDLLERQNYRLAFWRMAKQELDYRRFFDINTLVGLRMEDEQVFDDTHALVVHWLNRGVLDGLRVDHPDGLRDPQQYFSRLAKAAPQAWIVAEKILMPDEAISEHWPIAGTTGYDFLNAAMRVFIDPSGEAPLTEFYAEFTGESTDYAKLAREKKHLVMRDLFASDLNRLTAQLAEICESRRAYRDYTRRELNSMLREVIACFPVYRTYVRADDPTVGETDRRYLHEAIDAAKGNRPDLDADLFDFFRSILFLDSRGPAETELVMRFQQSTGPVTAKGIEDTLFYCYNRFVALNEVGSEPNRFAISVERFHRRNQEMFAKHPRTMLATTTHDTKRGEDVRLRLALLSEIPQRWAALVRSWWTNNERYKTHFQPDKNLEYLFYQTAFGAWPIEVERLQAYMLKAAREGKQQTSWTTPNEPYEQALAAFISGSLADQKFCDSMTAFVAEMAPLGWVNSLAHTLLKLTSPGVPDIYQGSEVWDLRLVDPDNRTPVDFSRREQLLAELEGMEAEAIGARLSEGLPKLWLIKQALALRKERPVQFETGSYEPIYAKGTRADHVVAYLRADEILTIAPRLNLSLAGSWDDTALEIPRGNWRNILTDESVNGGRNPVGDLLRRFPVALLVRRENP, encoded by the coding sequence ATGAGTGCTGCATCCGCTTACCAATCGCGCTGCACTTATCGAGTGCAATTGAGGCCCGGTTTTGGATTTTTGGAAGCGGCCGCCATCGCCCCATACTTGGAAGCGTTGGGCGTGAGCCATGTGTACTGTTCGCCGTACCTGCAAGCGGCGCCGGGCAGCACCCACGGGTACGACGTTTTGGATCATCAAAGCGTCAATGCCGAGCTGGGCGGCACACTGGGTCACGAGGAGTTTTGCAACACGCTAGGCAAACACCATTTGGGACAAATGTTGGACGTGGTGCCGAACCACATGAGCATTTCGCACAGCGGCAACCGCTGGTGGTGGGACGTGCTGGAAAACGGTCCCTCCAGCCGGTACGCGGGTTATTTCGACGTCGATTGGGAACCCCAAGAAAAAAAGCTTTATAACCGGGTACTGATTCCCATTTTGGGGGACCATTACGGCCGGGTGATAGCGGCCGGTCAAATTCGCGTGGAGCGAGAGAATGGCTCGTTCCATGTCCGCTATGCGAAAAACATGTTTCCGTTGGCGCCCAAGTCGCTAGACATGATTCTTTCGGCCGCCGCGGAACAAACCGGTTCAGATCTCTTGTCGTTTGCCGCCGATGTGGCCACTCATTTGCCGCCGGCAAATCGAACGGACCGGCGGAGCGTTATCCGCCGGCATCGCGATAAGGAAATTCTTCACCGCATGTTGGACGAGCAGTTGCGTGCCCAACCGGAGTGGGCGGCAGCCATTGACAAAGTGCTGGCCGACATCAACGCCTCGCCCGATCGCCTCGACGATCTTCTCGAACGGCAGAATTACCGATTGGCCTTTTGGCGGATGGCCAAGCAGGAGCTGGATTATCGCCGCTTTTTCGATATCAACACGCTGGTCGGATTGCGGATGGAGGATGAACAGGTTTTTGATGACACGCATGCGCTGGTCGTGCATTGGCTCAATCGCGGCGTGCTCGATGGCTTGCGGGTCGATCATCCGGACGGTCTGCGCGACCCGCAACAGTATTTTTCCCGCTTGGCCAAAGCGGCGCCTCAGGCCTGGATTGTCGCGGAAAAAATTCTCATGCCCGATGAAGCGATCTCGGAGCATTGGCCCATTGCCGGGACGACGGGTTACGATTTTTTGAATGCGGCGATGCGGGTATTCATCGACCCCAGCGGAGAGGCGCCGCTGACGGAATTCTATGCGGAGTTCACCGGCGAATCGACCGATTATGCCAAGCTGGCGCGCGAGAAAAAGCATTTGGTGATGCGCGACTTATTCGCCAGCGACTTGAACCGATTGACAGCCCAACTGGCCGAGATTTGCGAAAGTCGGCGCGCCTATCGCGACTATACCCGGCGCGAGCTGAATTCGATGCTCCGCGAGGTGATTGCTTGCTTTCCGGTGTATCGCACGTACGTTCGGGCCGACGATCCGACGGTCGGCGAGACCGACCGGCGCTATCTCCACGAGGCCATCGACGCCGCCAAGGGTAACCGTCCCGACCTGGATGCCGACCTGTTCGATTTTTTTCGCAGCATTTTGTTCCTAGACTCACGAGGGCCCGCAGAAACCGAGCTGGTGATGCGCTTCCAGCAAAGCACGGGTCCGGTGACAGCGAAGGGAATCGAGGACACCTTATTCTATTGCTACAACCGCTTCGTGGCTTTGAACGAAGTGGGGAGCGAACCCAATCGGTTTGCGATTTCTGTGGAGCGGTTTCACCGCCGCAACCAGGAAATGTTCGCGAAGCATCCGCGCACCATGTTGGCCACGACGACGCATGATACTAAGCGCGGCGAAGACGTGCGCTTGCGGCTGGCGCTGCTTTCGGAAATTCCGCAGCGGTGGGCCGCCTTGGTCCGCAGTTGGTGGACTAACAACGAACGCTATAAAACCCATTTTCAGCCCGATAAGAATTTGGAATACTTGTTTTATCAAACTGCTTTCGGCGCGTGGCCCATCGAAGTGGAGCGCCTGCAAGCCTACATGCTGAAAGCGGCGCGCGAAGGCAAACAACAAACGTCGTGGACCACGCCGAATGAGCCCTACGAGCAAGCGCTGGCGGCGTTTATATCCGGCTCCCTGGCGGATCAAAAATTTTGTGATTCGATGACCGCCTTCGTCGCCGAAATGGCGCCGCTGGGTTGGGTGAATTCGTTGGCGCACACGCTGCTCAAGCTGACTTCGCCGGGCGTGCCGGATATTTATCAAGGCTCCGAAGTGTGGGATCTAAGGCTGGTCGACCCCGACAACCGCACACCGGTCGATTTTTCAAGGCGTGAGCAATTGCTTGCGGAGTTGGAAGGAATGGAGGCCGAAGCCATTGGGGCGCGTTTGTCCGAAGGGTTGCCCAAGCTTTGGCTGATCAAGCAAGCCCTGGCTTTACGCAAGGAGCGGCCCGTGCAGTTCGAAACGGGTTCCTATGAGCCAATCTATGCCAAGGGCACCAGGGCTGACCATGTCGTGGCGTATTTGCGGGCCGACGAAATTTTGACGATTGCACCTAGGTTGAATCTCAGTCTGGCAGGATCATGGGATGACACCGCACTAGAAATCCCCCGCGGAAATTGGCGCAACATTTTGACTGACGAAAGTGTGAATGGAGGGCGCAATCCGGTGGGTGACCTATTGCGGCGCTTTCCTGTTGCCCTGCTTGTGCGGCGCGAGAATCCATAA